A portion of the Microlunatus phosphovorus NM-1 genome contains these proteins:
- the crtI gene encoding phytoene desaturase family protein has translation MNVRRTPSSARRTAAASTPAHVVVVGAGLSGLAAALHLAGAGHRVTVLERETVPGGRCGSLVQDGFRFDTGPTVFTMVGLLDEALRAVGRSAAEELDLRLLDPAYHTFFADSSRLRVRPGQEPMRAEIAAECGSRDVAAFDRFVAWLKRLHDVELPHFIDANFDSPLGLLRSPRAVAELLRLGAFRRLGPEIARRFDDERLRRVFSFQAMYAGLAPARALALYAVITYMDVIEGVWFPAGGMHAVPRAMARVAAESGVEFRWSTTVQRVARHSDGAVAGVVLPDDELVTADAVVVTADLPAAYQQLLPDLSPPRGVRRGRYSPSALVWHLGVRGPLPEGTGHHNIHFGAAWDDAFADLLDRGIPMTDPSRFVAVPSLDDPTAAPPGQHTVYVLEPVPNLAVGRLDWAVEGPRLRERMRSFLDDVGYPADIVTEQLVTPVDWAEQGMAAGTPFALAHSFGQSGPFRPRNVDRRVPGLVFAGSSTTPGVGIPMVLISGKLAARRVQEALR, from the coding sequence GTGAACGTCCGACGGACACCTTCATCGGCGCGGCGCACCGCCGCGGCGAGCACACCGGCTCACGTGGTCGTGGTCGGGGCCGGTCTCTCCGGTCTGGCTGCGGCGCTCCATCTGGCCGGCGCGGGGCATCGGGTGACGGTGCTCGAACGAGAGACCGTGCCGGGCGGACGGTGCGGCTCGCTGGTGCAGGACGGGTTCCGGTTCGACACGGGCCCGACGGTGTTCACGATGGTCGGTCTGCTGGACGAGGCGCTGCGCGCCGTGGGACGGTCTGCGGCCGAGGAGCTCGATCTCCGGCTGCTCGACCCGGCGTACCACACGTTCTTCGCCGACTCCTCCCGCCTGCGGGTCCGGCCCGGTCAGGAACCGATGCGGGCCGAGATCGCCGCCGAGTGCGGCAGCCGGGATGTGGCGGCCTTCGACCGTTTCGTGGCCTGGCTGAAACGGCTGCACGACGTCGAGCTGCCGCACTTCATCGACGCCAACTTCGACTCGCCGCTCGGTCTGCTGCGCTCACCCCGGGCGGTCGCCGAGCTGCTGCGACTGGGTGCTTTTCGCCGACTCGGACCCGAGATCGCCCGCCGTTTCGACGACGAGCGGCTCCGCCGGGTCTTCAGCTTCCAGGCGATGTACGCCGGACTCGCGCCGGCCCGGGCGCTCGCGCTGTACGCCGTCATCACCTATATGGACGTGATCGAAGGGGTGTGGTTCCCGGCCGGCGGCATGCACGCGGTGCCGCGGGCGATGGCCCGGGTGGCGGCCGAGAGCGGCGTGGAGTTTCGCTGGTCCACGACGGTCCAGCGGGTGGCTCGGCACTCGGACGGAGCGGTCGCCGGAGTGGTGCTGCCCGACGACGAGCTGGTCACCGCGGACGCGGTGGTCGTCACGGCGGACCTGCCCGCCGCGTACCAGCAGCTGCTGCCGGACCTCTCGCCGCCGCGCGGCGTGCGCAGGGGCCGCTACTCGCCGAGCGCGCTGGTCTGGCATCTGGGCGTCCGCGGTCCGCTGCCGGAAGGTACTGGTCACCACAACATCCACTTCGGCGCTGCGTGGGACGACGCGTTCGCCGACCTGCTCGACCGGGGGATCCCGATGACCGACCCGTCCAGGTTCGTCGCGGTTCCTTCCCTGGACGATCCGACTGCCGCCCCGCCTGGCCAGCACACCGTCTATGTGCTGGAGCCGGTCCCCAACTTGGCGGTCGGCCGTCTGGACTGGGCCGTCGAGGGTCCCCGGCTACGCGAACGGATGCGGTCCTTCCTGGACGACGTCGGCTATCCCGCCGACATCGTGACCGAACAGCTCGTCACCCCGGTCGACTGGGCCGAGCAGGGCATGGCGGCAGGCACCCCCTTCGCGCTGGCCCACTCGTTCGGCCAGTCCGGACCCTTCCGGCCCCGCAACGTCGACCGGCGAGTCCCGGGTCTGGTCTTCGCCGGGTCGAGCACGACGCCGGGCGTCGGCATCCCGATGGTGCTGATCTCCGGCAAGCTCGCGGCTCGCCGGGTCCAGGAGGCACTGCGGTGA
- a CDS encoding phytoene/squalene synthase family protein: MSNLLDVGYSRCADLTKRYGTTYYWGARLLPVAQRRDVHAVYALCRLADDIVDEPERDNPAVSRRGTAAERLEVFRHQFFTALSRGTSPEPVMAAVVDSIRRRGTDPECFERFFDAMAADLTRTTWATWEELRDGYMEGSAAVIGEMMLPVLQPYTPAAIGPARSLGLAFQLTNFLRDVGEDLDRGRVYLPQADLARHRADPRLRRVTPAWRTMMAEQVARNRQLYAHAQTGLPLLPPPSQRCVGTALVLYSRILDRIEAADYDVFTERIRVPDREKLHLLVRAVTIGVPEVDFQPRAA; encoded by the coding sequence GTGAGCAACCTGCTCGATGTCGGCTACTCCCGCTGCGCCGACCTGACCAAGCGCTACGGCACCACCTACTACTGGGGGGCCCGGCTGCTGCCGGTTGCGCAGCGCCGTGACGTCCACGCCGTGTACGCGCTGTGCCGGCTGGCTGACGACATCGTCGACGAGCCGGAGCGGGACAACCCGGCAGTGTCGCGCCGAGGCACGGCTGCGGAGCGTCTGGAAGTGTTCCGGCACCAGTTCTTCACCGCCTTGTCCCGTGGCACCTCGCCGGAGCCGGTGATGGCGGCCGTCGTCGACAGCATCCGGCGTCGCGGCACGGATCCGGAGTGCTTCGAGCGCTTCTTCGACGCCATGGCCGCCGACCTGACGCGGACCACCTGGGCGACCTGGGAGGAACTGCGCGATGGCTACATGGAAGGGTCGGCGGCGGTCATCGGCGAGATGATGCTGCCGGTGCTGCAGCCGTACACCCCGGCTGCGATCGGCCCGGCTCGATCGCTGGGCCTGGCATTCCAACTGACCAATTTTCTTCGCGACGTCGGCGAGGACCTCGACCGAGGCCGGGTCTACCTGCCTCAGGCCGATCTGGCCCGGCACCGCGCCGACCCGCGGCTGCGGCGGGTGACGCCGGCGTGGCGAACCATGATGGCCGAGCAGGTCGCCCGCAACCGTCAGCTGTATGCCCACGCCCAGACCGGGTTGCCGCTGCTGCCGCCGCCCTCGCAGCGCTGTGTGGGCACGGCGCTGGTGCTGTACAGCCGGATTCTCGACCGCATCGAGGCGGCTGACTACGACGTCTTCACCGAGCGCATTCGGGTGCCGGATCGCGAGAAGCTCCATCTCCTGGTCCGGGCGGTGACCATCGGCGTTCCGGAGGTCGACTTCCAGCCGCGGGCGGCCTGA
- a CDS encoding IS4 family transposase — MMVFTLACWLFMRSGYGLVLSRLADAQALTGGGWGDWQAPGTGSITKAKAKLGAEPFKLLFARTTVPAGTPVTPGVFHAGLRVVTVDGFTLDVPDTAANEGFFGRGGNGSRSQNPYPQLRALVLAESGTRVLLAAAHGPSSTGEQTLAVDLLPALDSGMLVLADRNFASWKLWQAAAGTGAQLCWRMSASFTLPVRQVLDDGTYLSQLNPPSKKDGDPIPVRVVEYSVTTTDTHGVETSELFALATTLLDAQAYPAIELAQLYHARWQAETGIADLKTTIRGGPEVLLRSKTPIMVEQEFWAMLCVYQAIRDLIGYATPAGLDPGRISFKRAFQAAQDSTTRAALSPQPT; from the coding sequence ATGATGGTATTCACGCTGGCGTGCTGGCTGTTCATGCGGTCGGGGTACGGGTTGGTGCTGTCGAGGCTGGCCGATGCGCAGGCGTTGACGGGTGGCGGCTGGGGAGACTGGCAGGCTCCGGGAACGGGATCGATCACGAAGGCGAAGGCGAAGCTGGGCGCGGAGCCGTTCAAGCTGTTGTTTGCGCGGACGACGGTGCCGGCGGGGACGCCTGTGACGCCCGGGGTCTTTCATGCCGGGCTGCGGGTGGTGACGGTCGACGGGTTCACCCTGGATGTGCCGGACACGGCGGCGAACGAGGGGTTCTTCGGCCGTGGTGGCAACGGCAGCAGGTCGCAGAATCCGTATCCGCAGCTGCGGGCGCTGGTGCTGGCCGAGTCCGGAACCCGGGTGCTGCTGGCCGCCGCCCATGGGCCGTCCAGCACCGGCGAGCAGACCCTGGCCGTCGATCTGCTGCCCGCGCTCGACAGCGGGATGCTGGTGCTGGCCGACCGGAACTTCGCCTCCTGGAAGCTGTGGCAGGCGGCCGCCGGGACCGGCGCGCAGCTGTGCTGGCGGATGTCGGCATCGTTCACTCTGCCAGTGCGGCAGGTGCTGGACGACGGCACCTACCTGTCCCAGCTGAACCCGCCCTCCAAGAAGGACGGCGACCCGATCCCGGTCCGGGTGGTCGAGTACTCGGTGACCACCACCGACACCCACGGGGTCGAGACCTCCGAACTGTTCGCGCTGGCCACCACCCTGCTCGACGCGCAGGCGTACCCGGCGATCGAGCTGGCCCAGCTCTACCACGCCCGCTGGCAGGCCGAGACCGGTATCGCCGACCTGAAGACCACCATCCGCGGCGGCCCCGAAGTGCTGCTCCGCTCCAAGACCCCCATCATGGTCGAGCAAGAATTCTGGGCCATGCTGTGCGTCTACCAGGCGATCCGCGACCTGATCGGCTACGCCACACCCGCCGGGCTCGACCCCGGCCGGATCAGCTTCAAACGCGCCTTCCAAGCCGCCCAGGACTCCACGACCCGGGCGGCTCTCTCCCCCCAGCCGACCTGA
- a CDS encoding transposase, with amino-acid sequence MPAPHPPEFRRRAVELARERSKPVAELAKDLGISESCLRRWMEQSETDAAGGSETALTSREKKELVELRRDKRRLEMEVEILKRAAAYFAQENVLPK; translated from the coding sequence GTGCCTGCTCCTCACCCGCCTGAGTTCCGCCGTCGTGCGGTCGAGCTTGCTCGTGAGCGGTCCAAGCCAGTTGCTGAGTTGGCGAAAGATCTGGGAATTTCCGAATCGTGTCTGCGTCGCTGGATGGAGCAGTCCGAGACCGACGCTGCCGGTGGTAGCGAGACGGCGTTGACCAGTCGGGAGAAGAAGGAGCTGGTCGAGCTGCGCCGGGATAAACGGCGCCTGGAGATGGAAGTCGAGATCTTGAAAAGGGCGGCCGCCTATTTTGCCCAGGAGAATGTTCTCCCAAAATAG
- a CDS encoding IS3 family transposase — MADDGIDVAVACRVLNVSRSGYYDWRGRPASAREQENTLLLKLIEEIHADEDMKTYGAPRVHAELVLGHDLQVNQKRVARLMRQAGIQGLYRRRRSWTTIRDPHAIPAKDLVNRRFTVDGPNRLWLTDITEHPTVEGKVYCAAVMDAWSRRVLGWSIDDNMRKELVVDALGMAVLRRNPMDVDNNTIMHSDHGSQFTSWAFSQKVYDAGLVPSMGSVGDCYDNAMMESFWERMQLELLDSQVWFTRDELANAMFRWIESWYNRRRRHSSIGMLSPIEFETRSTGSDRPG, encoded by the coding sequence ATGGCCGATGACGGGATTGATGTCGCGGTGGCTTGCCGGGTGCTGAATGTGTCGCGGTCGGGATACTACGACTGGCGCGGCCGGCCTGCATCGGCACGGGAACAGGAGAACACGCTGCTGTTGAAGCTGATCGAGGAGATCCATGCCGATGAGGACATGAAGACGTACGGGGCGCCGCGGGTGCACGCCGAGCTGGTCTTGGGGCACGACCTGCAGGTGAACCAGAAGCGGGTCGCCCGGCTGATGCGCCAGGCCGGCATCCAGGGCCTGTACCGGCGGCGTCGGTCGTGGACCACGATCCGGGACCCGCACGCCATCCCCGCCAAGGACCTCGTCAACCGCCGGTTCACGGTGGACGGTCCGAACCGGTTGTGGCTGACCGACATCACCGAGCACCCGACGGTGGAGGGCAAGGTGTACTGCGCCGCGGTCATGGACGCCTGGTCCCGCCGGGTCCTGGGCTGGTCCATCGACGACAACATGCGGAAGGAGCTCGTGGTCGACGCGCTCGGGATGGCGGTGCTGCGGCGCAACCCGATGGACGTCGACAATAACACGATCATGCATTCCGATCACGGGTCGCAATTCACATCGTGGGCATTCAGTCAGAAAGTCTATGATGCCGGGCTGGTGCCGTCGATGGGCAGTGTGGGCGACTGCTACGACAATGCGATGATGGAGTCCTTCTGGGAGAGAATGCAACTCGAGCTGCTCGATTCGCAGGTATGGTTCACCCGGGACGAGCTTGCCAACGCGATGTTTCGATGGATAGAATCATGGTATAATCGGAGACGTCGGCATTCGAGTATTGGAATGCTGTCGCCGATAGAGTTTGAAACCCGTTCCACAGGGTCAGACCGTCCGGGCTGA
- a CDS encoding IS1380 family transposase, which translates to MKACHTVRPVFDDPNLVGCAGLVPALLLGESAGLHELLGEHVSVDCPNPVVKSAGVIAGMLTGADSIDDLNVVRHGGMPRLLGGTRAPSTYGTYLRSFTHGHVQQLDAVNSRLLAGLTARVPDLIRGGSDRDGIAFLDVDDTIREVHGYAKQAAAYGYSKVFGLNAMLAVCSTPLTAPVIVASALRRGNTASGKGSARMLTRAAATARQAGVSGRLMGRADSAFYRHDLVTAMIKAKMWFSVTARKNTAVKTAITRIPEQAWVPIKYPNAVWEADDTVPGGGYWVSDAEVAETSFVAFSSKKKAQQVPCRLVVRRVRRLQPTASDGTVQGELFAAHRHHAFITNSTLTTIAADQHHRDHAIIEQVIAELKDGPLAHLPSGRYGANAAWLAHAVIAFNLARAIGVLAGKAHARARWATLRAQLINLPARIATTARTMILHLPRDWAWADQWQQTFDGATGPPPMSLL; encoded by the coding sequence GTGAAAGCATGCCATACCGTTCGGCCGGTTTTCGATGATCCGAATCTGGTGGGTTGCGCCGGTTTGGTGCCGGCGCTGCTGTTGGGTGAGTCAGCGGGTCTGCATGAGCTGCTCGGTGAGCATGTGAGTGTGGACTGCCCGAACCCGGTGGTGAAGTCGGCTGGGGTGATCGCGGGGATGTTGACCGGGGCGGACAGCATCGACGACTTGAACGTGGTGCGCCATGGTGGGATGCCAAGGTTGCTCGGCGGGACCCGGGCCCCGTCCACGTACGGCACCTATCTGCGTTCGTTCACCCACGGACACGTCCAGCAGCTCGATGCGGTCAACTCCCGGTTGCTGGCCGGGCTCACGGCCCGGGTGCCGGACCTGATCCGCGGTGGAAGCGACCGGGACGGGATCGCGTTCCTCGACGTGGACGACACGATCCGTGAGGTCCACGGCTACGCCAAGCAGGCCGCCGCCTACGGCTACTCCAAGGTGTTCGGGTTGAACGCGATGCTCGCAGTCTGCTCGACCCCGTTGACGGCACCGGTGATCGTGGCCTCCGCACTGCGCCGAGGGAACACCGCCTCGGGAAAAGGGTCGGCGCGGATGCTGACCCGCGCCGCGGCGACGGCCCGGCAGGCCGGTGTGAGTGGCCGGCTGATGGGTCGGGCGGACTCAGCGTTCTACCGCCATGACCTGGTCACGGCCATGATCAAAGCCAAGATGTGGTTCTCGGTGACGGCCCGGAAGAACACGGCGGTGAAGACCGCGATCACCCGCATCCCTGAGCAGGCATGGGTTCCGATCAAGTATCCGAACGCGGTCTGGGAAGCCGATGACACCGTGCCCGGTGGCGGCTACTGGGTCTCCGATGCTGAGGTCGCCGAGACCTCCTTTGTCGCGTTCTCCAGCAAGAAGAAGGCTCAGCAGGTGCCCTGCCGACTCGTGGTGCGGCGGGTCCGCCGGCTGCAGCCAACCGCCTCCGACGGCACCGTGCAGGGTGAGCTGTTCGCCGCACACCGCCACCACGCGTTCATCACCAACTCCACCCTGACCACGATCGCCGCCGATCAACACCATCGTGACCACGCGATCATCGAGCAGGTCATCGCCGAGCTCAAAGACGGACCGCTCGCCCACCTACCGTCCGGCCGTTACGGGGCGAACGCGGCCTGGCTCGCGCACGCGGTGATCGCGTTCAACCTGGCCCGCGCCATCGGTGTCCTCGCCGGCAAGGCCCATGCCCGAGCCCGGTGGGCCACTCTCCGTGCCCAGTTGATCAACCTGCCCGCCCGGATCGCCACCACCGCCCGCACGATGATCCTGCACCTGCCCCGCGACTGGGCCTGGGCCGACCAATGGCAGCAGACATTCGACGGCGCGACCGGGCCACCCCCAATGTCGCTTCTTTAG